TCGTGCTGTACTGGATGGATCGGGCCCGCCGCGATCTCGTGGTGCAGACCCCGCGCCATTATGGCGAGGGGCGCGGCACCTTTGCGTTGCGCTCGCCCGTGCGGCCCAACCCGATCGCGCTCAGCGTGGTGAAGCTGCTCAAAGTCGAGCGTACCACGCTGTCGATTCAGAATATCGATTGCCTCGACAACACGCCGGTGCTCGATATCAAGCCCTATTTCGCATCCGTCGATTCAAAGCCTGACGCCACCGTCGGCTGGCATCGCGACAAAGATTGAAATTCTGGACTGATCTCAAGGACATTAGGAGACTTCGTAACATGCGCCTGCGCTCGGATATCACGCGCAACGGACTGGATCGCACCGCCCACCGCGCCTTCATGCGCGGCATGGGCCTCGACGACGAAGCGATCGCCAAGCCGATGATCGGCGTCGCCTCGATGAAAGGCACCACCACGCCCTGCAACATGACGCATTTCCCGCAGGTCGAATCCGCCAAGGAAGGCATCGCGGCAGCCGGCGGCACGCCGCGCGAATTCACCACCATCTCGGTGTCGGACGGCATCGGCATGAATCACGAGGGCATGAAGTTCTCGCTCGTTAGCCGCGAGGTGATCGCCGATTCCATCGAAGCCGTGGTGCAGGGTCATGCCTATGACGGGCTCGTCGCGTTCGGCGGCTGCGACAAGACCTTGCCCGGCGCGATGATGGGGATCGTTCGCTGCAATGTGCCATCGGTGTTCGTCTATGGCGGTTCGGCGCTGCCCGGCCGTCTGCGCGGCAAGGATGTCACCATCCTCGATGCCTATGAGGGCGTCGGCGCGGTGCAGACCGGACAGATGAAGGAAGAGGCGCTCGCGGAAATGGAGCGCATCGCCCTTCCCTCCATCGGCGCCTGCCCGGGACAATTCACAGCCAACACCATGGCCATGGTATCGGAGGCGCTCGGCCTCACCGTGCCGAATTCGGCGATGGTGCCGGGCGTCTATGCACAACGTTCGGCGATCGCCCAGCGCGCCGGCGAGATCGTGATGGATATTCTGAAACGCGGCGGGCCGCTGCCGCGCGAACTCGTCACCCGCAAGTCGCTCGAGAATGCCGCCGCCATCGTCGCCGCGACCGGCGGCTCAACCAACGCGGCCCTGCATCTGCCGGCCATCGCCAACGAAGCCGGCATCTCATTCACGGTGGACGACGTGGAGCAGGTCTTCGCGCGCACACCGCTGATCGGCGATCTGAAGCCGGGTGGCCGTTTCCTCGCCAAAGACGTACACGATATTGGCGGCGTCTCGATCATCATTCGCGAATTGATCCGCGCCGGTCACATGCACGGCGACTGCCTCACCGTCACCGGCCGTACGCTCGCCGAGGAACATGCCGCTGCGCCCGAGGCCGACGGCGAGGTCGTGCGCAAAACCGAAAACGCCATCCGTCCTGATGGCGGGCTTGCCGTACTGAAGGGCAATCTGGCGCCGGACGGCGCCTTGCTGAAAGTCGCCGGCCTGAAGTCACTGGTGTTCGAGGGCACGGCACGCGTATTCGATGGCGAGGATGCCTGCACCGCGGCCGTGCAGAAGCGCGACTACAAGGAAGGCGAAGTGCTGATCATCCGCTATGAGGGACCGAAGGGCGGTCCCGGCATGCGCGAGATGCTCGGCACCACCGCAATCATCTATGGCCAGCAGATGGGCGAGAAAGTCGCGCTGCTCACCGACGGCCGGTTCTCTGGCGCCACACGCGGTCTTTGCATTGGTCACATTGCGCCGGAAGCCGCTGTCGGCGGACCGCTCGCACTCGTTCAGAATGGCGATCGCATCCGCATCGACGGCCATGCCCGCCGGATCGACCTGCTGATCGACGACGCCGAAATGGCCCGCCGCAAGGCGGCCTGGGTGGCTCCGGCGCCGCGGCATCCTGCGGGTCTGTTGGCGAAATATGCCGCGCTGGTGGGGCAAGCCGACAAGGGCGCGGTGACCCATGCGGGCAATGCGGAATGGCCGGAAGTGTAAGCAACACCGTCGCCGCAATGTCGGTCGGCTCCCTCTCCCTTTGGGAGAGGGTCGGGGTGAGGGGTTAAACTCTCACTATGGAAATAACCCCTCACCCGATTTGCTTCGCTACACTCGCAAATCGACCTCTCCCAGCGCAAGTCGGATGTTTCCGACTTGCGCCGTTTCAATACTGACCGAAGTCGGGAACACCCGACTTCGGTCGGGAGAGGTGAAGAAAAGCAAATGGCGATCGCGCCTTACTGCATCGGCGCGACGATCTTCGGATGCTTCAGCGTCGAGGCATCGAGCTTCTTCGGCAGCATCTTGGCGTCGGTATAGACATCGAACATCGCCTGGATGCCTTCGAAATTCGGCGCAGCGCCCGGCTCACGCGCGAAGTCGTTCGGCTTCAGGAGATAGGTGTCGAGCACCGGGATCGGCGCCTTCATTACTTCCGACACGACCTTCATCGTCTCGTCGCGATTTTCGACCGCCATCTTCATGGCCGCGGTGATATCCTTCACATAGGCGCTTGCCAGTTCCGGGTTCTTGTTGACGAAATCCTTCCGGCAGGCTTCGAGGATGTGCACGATATTCGGCACCACTTCCGACAGCGAGAACAGCTTGCGCAGGCCGCCCTTGGCTTCCGAGCGCGCGGCAAAAGGCTGGTTCATATTGGACGAGTCGACGCGGCCGGACCGAATGGCGTCTTCAGACAGGGCAAAGCCGACCTCGACCAGCTTGATATCCTTTTCCGGATCGATGCCGTGCTTGCGCAGCATCATCTGGAACGGGCCATAGGTACCACCGCCGATAACGCTGATCGCCACGGTCTTGCCCTTGAGGTCCGCAACGGTCTTGATCGGCGAGTCTTCCTTCACCGCCCAATAGACCGAAAAACTGCCCGGCCGCTCGCCGACATGCTGGGCCACGACATAAAGGTCGAGGTTGCCCGTCGCCATGCCCTGCGCGATCGGCAGCACGCCCTGCGTCGCGCAATCGAGCGCGCCGGCCTGCATCGCCGCCGCCATCGGCGAGGTGCCGTTAAACTGCGACCATTCGATATTGTAGACCTTGCCCAGATTCGGGAATTTATCCGGACGCTTCATCATCCAGTATTTGGCTTCCTCAGCCGGGATGGTCCACCCGACCCGAATGGTGGGAATAGCCTGCGCAAAAGCCGCTGTTGATGTGGCGACAGCGCCAAGAGCCAGACCCAGAATTGCAGCACGGCGAAACATAGTGAATTCCTCTCTACAAGTACGAGCGGCCACCGGACATGCCGTCCGGCGGTACCGTCGACCCCGGCCGGCATGGAACAATGCCTAGCGCCGCTCCGCAAGCTCAGATGTGCATCTGCGGCCGTTCAAAGCTTGGGCGGGCACAGCCCGTGCGCAGTGACCGGCAGGAACGGAGCGTCTGACGCAGACGCGGCCAGCGGCCCCGAGTGAAGCTGATGGCGCGTCCTCGGGGGCAGGGAAACGCAGATCCGCTCAAATTTTACCGTTCGGGATAAACGGGCTGAAATGCCCATGTCCTAAAGGTGTTCCTGACGCGGCCCAAATTATCGTGAAGGAACCGGTCCGCGGTTCCCCACTTAGCTTTGTCGATGAGGCCATGTCCCAGGGGCCGGTCCCGCACAGCGAGCCCGGCAGAGGTGAGGGAATTGCCATGAGGACGACTAGGCCAGCGTTTGCGACAGGTGCGTTCTGCATCGCATTGCTTGCACTCCAGAACCCAGCTTCCGCACAATCATCCTATTATTCCGACCCGGCCGCCCGCTATTACGCCGATCCCGGCACCCGGTATCAGACGTCGATTTTCCGCAGCGCCGCCCCGCGCCAGGATGCGATCGAGGAAGAAGAGACTGTTTCTGAATTGCCCGCGCATCTGCGCCGACAGATCGTGTCTTATCGGACCTCCGAAGCGCCCGGCACGATCGTGATCGATACGCCGAATACGTATCTTTATTACGTTCTCGGCGGCGGCCGTGCGATCCGTTACGGCATCGGCGTTGGCCGCGATGGCTTCCGCTGGTCGGGCACGCAGACTATCGGCCGCAAGGCCGAATGGCCGGACTGGAATCCGCCTCCGGAGATGATCGCACGCCAGCCCTATCTGCCGCGCTTCATGGCTGGCGGTCCGACCAATCCGCTCGGCGCACGCGCGATGTATCTCGGCAATACGATCTATCGCATCCACGGTACCAACGCGCCATCGACGATCGGCACGCGCGTCTCGTCGGGCTGCATCCGCCTGACCAACGAAGATGTGACCGACCTTTACAAGCGCGTGAAGATCGGCGCCAAGGTCGTGGTGCTGCCGGATCACGGCCGCGCACCGGCGATGGTCAAGCGGACCAGTCCGCAAAACGCAGCCCAAAGCGAGCAGCGTCCGGCCGCGCAGAGCGACCGGCGTCAAAGCGTGGTGATCGACGTATCGTCGGCACACCGGGCGCATGCCACGCCAATGCCAGCCACGCCTTCGGCACCATCAGCCAATTCCGTTGCGGTCACGCAACCTGCTCCTGCCGCGAAGAAACCGCATCCCATCGATGCCCTGCGGATTTGATGAAACAGCGGAAGCGCATGCGAAGACCGTAACACACCGATAGAGAAATTTCTTTCGTCTCGATACTGGACTTCTCTCTCCGTCGACTGAATGATCCGTCCGCCAGAAAAGCGGACGGATTTTTTCATGCGCATTGCAGTGATGGCGGCCGGAGCGGTCGGCGGATATTTCGGCGCCCGCATGGCCGCAGCCGGTCATGACGTGGCCTTCGTCGCCCGTGGCGCACATCGCGATGCCATCCGCACCAAAGGCCTTATCGTCGAGAGCCCGCTTGGCAATCTGCATCTGAAGGATGTCAACGCCACCGACGACCCACGCGCGGTCGGTCCCGTCGATGTGGTTCTCTTTGCGGTCAAACTGTGGGACACCGAAGCTGCCGCCGAACAGACGCGTCCGATGGTCGGGCCAAATACGCGCGTCATCACCTTGCAGAATGGTGTCGACAGCGTCGAACACATCGCCCCGATCCTCGGCGATGATCATGTGATCGGCGGTTCGACCTATATCGTCACCACCATCGCAGAGCCGGGCGTGATCCGCCACAGCGGCCCAGGCGCGCGCATCGTCTGCGGCCGGCTCGACGGCCGCGATGACGGCACGCTCAACCGCTATGCCGCAGAATTCAAAGCCGCCGGCATCGACTTCAATGTCACCACGACGATGAAGACCGACATGTGGAAAAAGTTCGTGCTGCTGTCCGGCACCTCCGGCATCACCGCCAGCACCCGCCGGACCATCGGCGACATTCTCGCCGATCCCGACATGAAAAATCTCTTTCACAAGCTGATGTCGGAAGCGGTCGCGGTCGGGCGCGCGTCCGGGGTCGACCTGCCGGCGAATTATGCCGATGAGCAGATGAAGACGGCGCAAGGCTTTCCGCCCAGCATGCGCGCCTCCATGGCCAACGATCTCAACAACGGCAACCGGCTTGAACTCGACTGGCTCGCCGGCAAGGTGGTCGAATTGGGCCACAAGTTCAGCGTGCCGGTGCCGGCCAGCGAAGTGATTTACGCGGTGCTCAAACCGTACCGGATGGGCCGTCCGGATTAACGTGTGGCGCCGTATTTTGGCGCCGCACTTTCGCCGGTATGCGAGGCTGGACTCGCCGGGCAGACCGTTCTCGCACTGAAACGGATCCGCCGGGGGCCGTGACATCATGTACAAGCTGATCGGCGGTGGCATCGCGATTGCGGTGGCGTTCTTCTTCGGGACGCTCTGGGCGATGGACCGCTTATCGTCACCCGAGCCGCAAAAGCCGATCATCGCGGAAAAGCCACCATTGCCGCCGGCGACACGGTCGTCGGTCATCGTCGCGCCGGTCTCGATCGCGCTTCCGGCCATCCGGCAGGCGATGGAACAGGCCACGCCGCGCAATCTGACGGGCAAACCGGACACGCAGCTCGGCAAATTGATGGCGCAGGCAGAGATCGGCTATACGCTGGACCGCGAGCCGCTGACGCTGACGGGGCGCGCCGATGGCCTCACCGTCGCAACAACGCTCAATGGTTCGCTGCGCGTCAGCGGCAAGGCGGCCGAGCAACTAAGCAACATCACCGGTGCGCTTGCCGGACTGCTCGGCGAAAAGGCCGGACGTGCCACGAAGGATACAAGCGGCCGCGTGCTCGATCAGCGCGCCGACATCAAGGGCCATGTCGCCGTCACGTCGCGTCCGACCATCACAACCGGTTGGCGGCTTGAGCCGAATCTCAATGCGCAAGTGAAAATCAGCGACGCCAACATCCAGCTTGCCGGCCTGAAGCTGAACGGCGGGAAAGAGGTCAAGCCACTGGTCGATCGCGCCGTCTCCGAACAGATGGCCGTCCTGCAGAGCCGGTTGCGCAACGATGCCTTCATCGAACATGCGGCGCGGCGCGAATGGGCCAAGATCTGCCGCTCGATCTCGCTCGGCGCCGCCGATGTGGGACGCCCTGCTCTGTTTCTTGAAATGCGCCCGACGCGCGCCTTCGCCGCGCAACCCATCGTCGATGCCAACAACGTCACCCTGACGCTCGGCATCGAGGCCGATACGCGCATTGTCGCGCAGGAAACCAAGCCGGACTGTCCCTTTCCCGGCAAGCTCGAACTCGTTGCGCCCAAGGATCAGGGCCGTCTCGCCATTGGTCTGCCGATCGACGTGCCGTTCTCCGAGATCAACCGGCTGCTGGACGCGCAGATCAAGGGCCGGACTTTTCCTGAAGAAAAAAATGCAGCAGCCAAAGTCACGGTTCAGCGCGCCACGGCGGCGGCAATGGGCGACCGTATGCTGGTGTCTCTTCTGGTGAAGGCGGTGGAGCAGAAAAGCTGGCTCGGCCTTGGCGCCCAAGCGACCGTGCACGTGTCGGGAAAACCCATGCTCGATCAGACCCAGCAGACCCTGCGGCTTGAGGATGTCCAGCTCGCAGTGGAATCGGATGCTGCTTTCGGACTGCTCGGCGCAGCGGCGAAAGCGGCGATGCCGCAATTGCAGGCCGCGCTGTCGAAGAACACGGTGATCGATCTGCGCCCCGCTCTTGCCAATGCGCGCCGAAACATCGACAAGGCGCTTGCCGATTTCCGTCAGCAGGCCGATGGCGTGAAGGCGGATGCGACCATCACCGGACTGCGGCTTGTCGGCATCGCGTTCGATTCCAGGATCGTGCGGATCACCGCTGAGATCGATGGCGTCGCGCGCGTAGCCGTGACGAAGCTGCCGCAGAAATAACGACACTGAACAAAAACGATTTTTTGGGGAGAGACGCCTATGATTGCGACGCGAAGAGCGGTCATCGCGTTATTGACGCTCGTTGTATTGTCCGTCGCCGGCTTCCCGGCAACAGCGCAACAGGCTGCACCTGAACTTCAAAAGCTCCTTGCCCCAAGCGGCAAGCTGCGGGTCGGCCTTTATCCCGGCACGCCGACATCGATCCTTGATGCGACATCGGAACAGCCGCGCGGCGTCGGCTATGAACTTGGCAAGGCGCTCGCTGCCAGGCTCGGCGTGCCTTACGAGCCGGTCGTCTTCGCCAAGAATGCCGAAGTGCTCGAAGCTGTGAAGACCGGCGCAACCGATATCGCCTTCACCAATGCCTCGGCCGCCCGCGCGAAGATCATGGATTTCAGCCAGCCCTATCTCGAGATCGAGCTTGGCTATCTCGTATCGAAAGACTCAAAGATCGCCGATGTACCGGACATCGACACCAAAGGCGTGCGCGTTGGCGTCACGCAAGGTTCGTCATCCGATGGCGTGCTGTCGCGCGACCTGAAGAATGCCGAAGTCGTCCGCGTCGTCACGCTGAAGCAAGGCATCGAGATGATGGGAGAAGGCAAGATCGACGCCTATGCCACCAACAAGGCAACGCTGTTCGAAATGTCCGATGCCGTGCCCGGCTCGAAAGTGCTGGATGGCCGCTGGGGCTTCGAGCGCCACGCCATCGCGATTCCGAAGGGACGTGACCAGGGCCTGCCCTTCCTCCGCACCTTCGCCAATGAAGCGATGACGCAAGGCCTTGTGAAGGCAGCCGTCTCCCGCGCCGGCTTGCGCGGTGCCAACGTTGCTGCCGCACAATAGCTCGAGGCCGGCGCTGACGGACGGACGCAGAGACCTGCATTGTTTAGTGCAACGACAGCGGGCTCCTGCGACCGTATTGAAATCGGCCGCGGCTAGTTCTCCGGCGTGAACCCCGACGCCTTCACCGCCGGTGCCCAAAAGGCAGAGTCGCGCTTCATGATCACTGCGAGCTCGGCTGCAGACGTCCCGGTCGGTTGCAAACCGAAGGCAAGCAGGCGCTCGCGCACGTCGGGCGCCTTGACCGCCTCAACGATCACCTTGTTGAGCTTTTCGATGACATCCGGCGGCGTTTTGGCCGGCGCAAAAACTCCGTACCAGCCGGTCGCCTGCAGATCATAGCCAGCCTCGCGGAAGGTCGGAATGTCGGGCAGAAATTGCGAGCGTTGTGCGTCCGAGGTGGCGAGCACGCGGATGCGGCCGCCCTTATGCATCTCGACGAGATCGGAATTGGTGGTCACCACGATCGGAATTTGCCCGCCGATCATGTCCGTGAGAGCCGCTGCCGATCCTTTATAGGCGATGTGCCGGAAATCGAGCCCGGCACGCTGGCCGAACAGCGCGCCGAGAAAATGCGGCAGTGTTCCGGCCGCGGGCGTTCCGTAATTGGCCTCCTTCGGGTTGGCCTTGGCCCAGGCGACCAACTCCTTCAACGTCTTGGCTGGCACATGCGGACCGACCGCGATGCCGAAATCGAACGTGCCGAGCTGCGCCACCGGCTGGAGGTCGGTGAACGGATCATAATCGAGCGACTTGTAGACATGCTGATAGACCGCGACCGGCGCAATCGGCACGAGCAACAAGGTCATGCCATCAGGCGCGGCATTCTTCACCGCTTGCACACCCAGCCGCCCGCCCGCCCCGGTCCGGTTCTCGACGATCACCGGAGCCTTGAGCCCGGCACGCATTTTGTCCGCGATCAGCCGCGAGAGCGCATCGCCTGATCCGCCCGCAGTGAAAGGAAACACGATGCGGATCGGCTGCTCCCCGACCTGCGCGAGCGCGGGCATCCCATGTGTGGCGGCGAGAGCGCCCGTGAGCGCGATCGACAACACGAATTTGCGGCGATGCATGATGCCCTCCCAATCGGCCTTGATTCTCGGTTTTGGCTTTTTCGCAATGCTACGTCGGCGACACCGGCAAATCATCCGCCACCGCGATATGAACTCCATAAGTCCTGCGGAGTCTCACTTTCGTCCCAGACTCCGATCAGGATGCCGCGTCGCTGCGACTTTCCTCGCCCGGCGAGAATCTGGCGCTCGGAGATCGTCGTGCGTTGCGATTGCCGCAACGCCCAGTCCGACAAAGCCGCCGCCAGCCGCTCGCGCTCATGCGCATAAGCGGGGTTGGCGCCAAGATCGCGGTACTCGCAAGGATCGGATTCCATATCGAACAGCATCGGACGGAAGCCGACCGCGTGGACGTATTTCCAGCGCCGGTCGGCAGCCATGAACAGCCGTGCATCGCGCGGTGCCACGCCGAGCTTCATAGCGGCAGGCAGCATGGAATAATCGTATTCGCTGAAAACGATGTCGCGCCAGTCTTTCGGATGTTCGCCTCGCAGCCATGGATGCAGCGAGCGCCCCTCCAGCCGGTGCGACTGCTCCTGCGGATCGGCGCCAAAGCTGTCGAGGAAAGTCGGCAACAGATCGATCGATTCCACCAGCACATCGCAGACTGATCCGCGCGTCGCGTCGGCAGACCGCGAAGGATCGTAGACGATCAGCGGAATTTTCACCGACGGCTCGTGAAACAGGTCCTTCTCGCCGAGCCAATGGTCGCCGAGATAATCGCCGTGATCGGAGGTGAAAACGATCAGCGTGTTGTCCATCAGCCCACGCTCGCGCATGAAGCCGAACAGAAGGCCGAGCTGATCATCGATCTGCCGGATCAAGCCCATATAGACCGGGATCACCTCGCGCCGCACCTCCTCGCGCGCAAAATTCCGTCCGACCAGATGATTCATGAATTCGCGAT
The genomic region above belongs to Pseudorhodoplanes sinuspersici and contains:
- the tsaA gene encoding tRNA (N6-threonylcarbamoyladenosine(37)-N6)-methyltransferase TrmO, translated to MSDTTTPPKDPFGIRDGEIATDLPSTFDAGLYFIGRIHTPWTRREDCPKNAGESDAVCTIELDPRYARALDKVETCSHLIVLYWMDRARRDLVVQTPRHYGEGRGTFALRSPVRPNPIALSVVKLLKVERTTLSIQNIDCLDNTPVLDIKPYFASVDSKPDATVGWHRDKD
- the ilvD gene encoding dihydroxy-acid dehydratase, with the translated sequence MRLRSDITRNGLDRTAHRAFMRGMGLDDEAIAKPMIGVASMKGTTTPCNMTHFPQVESAKEGIAAAGGTPREFTTISVSDGIGMNHEGMKFSLVSREVIADSIEAVVQGHAYDGLVAFGGCDKTLPGAMMGIVRCNVPSVFVYGGSALPGRLRGKDVTILDAYEGVGAVQTGQMKEEALAEMERIALPSIGACPGQFTANTMAMVSEALGLTVPNSAMVPGVYAQRSAIAQRAGEIVMDILKRGGPLPRELVTRKSLENAAAIVAATGGSTNAALHLPAIANEAGISFTVDDVEQVFARTPLIGDLKPGGRFLAKDVHDIGGVSIIIRELIRAGHMHGDCLTVTGRTLAEEHAAAPEADGEVVRKTENAIRPDGGLAVLKGNLAPDGALLKVAGLKSLVFEGTARVFDGEDACTAAVQKRDYKEGEVLIIRYEGPKGGPGMREMLGTTAIIYGQQMGEKVALLTDGRFSGATRGLCIGHIAPEAAVGGPLALVQNGDRIRIDGHARRIDLLIDDAEMARRKAAWVAPAPRHPAGLLAKYAALVGQADKGAVTHAGNAEWPEV
- a CDS encoding ABC transporter substrate-binding protein codes for the protein MFRRAAILGLALGAVATSTAAFAQAIPTIRVGWTIPAEEAKYWMMKRPDKFPNLGKVYNIEWSQFNGTSPMAAAMQAGALDCATQGVLPIAQGMATGNLDLYVVAQHVGERPGSFSVYWAVKEDSPIKTVADLKGKTVAISVIGGGTYGPFQMMLRKHGIDPEKDIKLVEVGFALSEDAIRSGRVDSSNMNQPFAARSEAKGGLRKLFSLSEVVPNIVHILEACRKDFVNKNPELASAYVKDITAAMKMAVENRDETMKVVSEVMKAPIPVLDTYLLKPNDFAREPGAAPNFEGIQAMFDVYTDAKMLPKKLDASTLKHPKIVAPMQ
- a CDS encoding L,D-transpeptidase, which translates into the protein MRTTRPAFATGAFCIALLALQNPASAQSSYYSDPAARYYADPGTRYQTSIFRSAAPRQDAIEEEETVSELPAHLRRQIVSYRTSEAPGTIVIDTPNTYLYYVLGGGRAIRYGIGVGRDGFRWSGTQTIGRKAEWPDWNPPPEMIARQPYLPRFMAGGPTNPLGARAMYLGNTIYRIHGTNAPSTIGTRVSSGCIRLTNEDVTDLYKRVKIGAKVVVLPDHGRAPAMVKRTSPQNAAQSEQRPAAQSDRRQSVVIDVSSAHRAHATPMPATPSAPSANSVAVTQPAPAAKKPHPIDALRI
- a CDS encoding ketopantoate reductase family protein; the protein is MRIAVMAAGAVGGYFGARMAAAGHDVAFVARGAHRDAIRTKGLIVESPLGNLHLKDVNATDDPRAVGPVDVVLFAVKLWDTEAAAEQTRPMVGPNTRVITLQNGVDSVEHIAPILGDDHVIGGSTYIVTTIAEPGVIRHSGPGARIVCGRLDGRDDGTLNRYAAEFKAAGIDFNVTTTMKTDMWKKFVLLSGTSGITASTRRTIGDILADPDMKNLFHKLMSEAVAVGRASGVDLPANYADEQMKTAQGFPPSMRASMANDLNNGNRLELDWLAGKVVELGHKFSVPVPASEVIYAVLKPYRMGRPD
- a CDS encoding DUF4403 family protein, producing MYKLIGGGIAIAVAFFFGTLWAMDRLSSPEPQKPIIAEKPPLPPATRSSVIVAPVSIALPAIRQAMEQATPRNLTGKPDTQLGKLMAQAEIGYTLDREPLTLTGRADGLTVATTLNGSLRVSGKAAEQLSNITGALAGLLGEKAGRATKDTSGRVLDQRADIKGHVAVTSRPTITTGWRLEPNLNAQVKISDANIQLAGLKLNGGKEVKPLVDRAVSEQMAVLQSRLRNDAFIEHAARREWAKICRSISLGAADVGRPALFLEMRPTRAFAAQPIVDANNVTLTLGIEADTRIVAQETKPDCPFPGKLELVAPKDQGRLAIGLPIDVPFSEINRLLDAQIKGRTFPEEKNAAAKVTVQRATAAAMGDRMLVSLLVKAVEQKSWLGLGAQATVHVSGKPMLDQTQQTLRLEDVQLAVESDAAFGLLGAAAKAAMPQLQAALSKNTVIDLRPALANARRNIDKALADFRQQADGVKADATITGLRLVGIAFDSRIVRITAEIDGVARVAVTKLPQK
- a CDS encoding transporter substrate-binding domain-containing protein, producing MIATRRAVIALLTLVVLSVAGFPATAQQAAPELQKLLAPSGKLRVGLYPGTPTSILDATSEQPRGVGYELGKALAARLGVPYEPVVFAKNAEVLEAVKTGATDIAFTNASAARAKIMDFSQPYLEIELGYLVSKDSKIADVPDIDTKGVRVGVTQGSSSDGVLSRDLKNAEVVRVVTLKQGIEMMGEGKIDAYATNKATLFEMSDAVPGSKVLDGRWGFERHAIAIPKGRDQGLPFLRTFANEAMTQGLVKAAVSRAGLRGANVAAAQ
- a CDS encoding Bug family tripartite tricarboxylate transporter substrate binding protein, which translates into the protein MHRRKFVLSIALTGALAATHGMPALAQVGEQPIRIVFPFTAGGSGDALSRLIADKMRAGLKAPVIVENRTGAGGRLGVQAVKNAAPDGMTLLLVPIAPVAVYQHVYKSLDYDPFTDLQPVAQLGTFDFGIAVGPHVPAKTLKELVAWAKANPKEANYGTPAAGTLPHFLGALFGQRAGLDFRHIAYKGSAAALTDMIGGQIPIVVTTNSDLVEMHKGGRIRVLATSDAQRSQFLPDIPTFREAGYDLQATGWYGVFAPAKTPPDVIEKLNKVIVEAVKAPDVRERLLAFGLQPTGTSAAELAVIMKRDSAFWAPAVKASGFTPEN
- a CDS encoding alkaline phosphatase family protein, translated to MTRHVKNILFIMCDQLRFDYLSCAGHPTLRTPNIDALAARGVRFTRAYVQSPVCGASRMSFYTGRYVQSHGAAWNGFPLKVGEMTMGDYLRPLGVQTVLVGKTHMQPDAEGMERLGIDPQSIIGVRVSECGFDPYERDDGLHGIGPDGRYDPRLPRYNSYLNDKGYPGDNPWHDYANAAQGSDNELASGWAMRHARKPARVAEEDSETPYMTRRAMDFITEAGDAPWCLHLSYIKPHWPYIAPPPYNDMYSADDVIPAVKNEEERADPHPVYREFMNHLVGRNFAREEVRREVIPVYMGLIRQIDDQLGLLFGFMRERGLMDNTLIVFTSDHGDYLGDHWLGEKDLFHEPSVKIPLIVYDPSRSADATRGSVCDVLVESIDLLPTFLDSFGADPQEQSHRLEGRSLHPWLRGEHPKDWRDIVFSEYDYSMLPAAMKLGVAPRDARLFMAADRRWKYVHAVGFRPMLFDMESDPCEYRDLGANPAYAHERERLAAALSDWALRQSQRTTISERQILAGRGKSQRRGILIGVWDESETPQDLWSSYRGGG